The following proteins are encoded in a genomic region of Methanoculleus oceani:
- a CDS encoding DNA alkylation repair protein has product MDPVVEAIRQEFAAHADPEICEKGQRFFKEEVRCYGMKTATAVSIAKKYWKEVKTREKKEIFALCEELYSSGMMEEAFVVSQWAQQLADRYEPGDIIVFRHWIGTYITNWATCDGLCNHAVGDYILRFPEQVAELKRWTQSENRWMRRAAAVSLVVPAKRGEFLDEALEIADLLLTDTDDMVQKGYGWLLKEASRKHTDEVFSYVMANKRVMPRTALRYAIELMPKGLKAEAMKKDW; this is encoded by the coding sequence ATGGATCCAGTCGTCGAAGCGATACGGCAGGAGTTCGCGGCGCACGCAGACCCCGAGATCTGCGAGAAAGGCCAGCGGTTCTTCAAGGAGGAGGTCCGGTGCTACGGGATGAAGACGGCAACCGCAGTCTCGATCGCAAAGAAATACTGGAAGGAGGTCAAAACCCGTGAGAAAAAGGAGATCTTCGCTCTCTGCGAGGAACTCTATTCGTCGGGGATGATGGAGGAGGCGTTCGTGGTCTCCCAGTGGGCCCAGCAACTCGCCGACCGCTACGAACCCGGCGACATCATTGTCTTCCGGCACTGGATCGGGACCTATATCACCAACTGGGCCACCTGCGACGGCCTCTGCAACCACGCCGTCGGGGACTATATTCTCCGGTTCCCGGAGCAGGTTGCGGAGCTGAAACGCTGGACGCAGTCGGAGAACCGCTGGATGCGGCGTGCGGCGGCGGTCTCGCTGGTCGTGCCGGCGAAACGCGGGGAGTTCCTCGACGAGGCGCTTGAGATCGCCGATCTCCTCCTGACCGATACGGACGACATGGTCCAGAAAGGCTACGGGTGGCTCTTAAAAGAGGCGAGCCGGAAGCACACGGACGAGGTCTTCTCCTACGTCATGGCGAACAAGAGAGTCATGCCCCGGACGGCTTTGCGGTATGCCATCGAGTTGATGCCGAAGGGCCTGAAGGCCGAGGCGATGAAGAAGGACTGGTAA
- a CDS encoding DUF3795 domain-containing protein, whose translation MVQTVYPDSVGMCGVNCALTPCLRNGRCRGCRSEDPRQKRTSKWKCRIRRCVLERQLNHCGECPEFPCPTRGSLDKLYRGRYRIDLTENIRRLTALGPEEWGRQVQADYTCPSCGGCIDPYRRTCSACGRTMD comes from the coding sequence ATGGTCCAGACAGTCTACCCGGACTCAGTCGGGATGTGCGGCGTGAACTGCGCTCTCACCCCCTGTCTCCGGAACGGGAGGTGCCGCGGCTGCCGTTCCGAAGACCCTCGCCAGAAGCGCACCTCAAAGTGGAAGTGCCGGATCCGGAGATGCGTCCTGGAGCGGCAACTCAACCACTGCGGCGAATGCCCGGAGTTCCCCTGCCCGACCCGGGGGTCTCTCGATAAACTCTATCGTGGCCGATACCGGATCGACCTTACGGAGAATATCAGGAGACTCACCGCTCTCGGGCCCGAAGAGTGGGGACGGCAGGTGCAGGCCGATTACACGTGCCCGTCGTGCGGGGGGTGCATCGACCCCTACCGGCGGACGTGTTCCGCCTGCGGGAGAACGATGGACTGA
- a CDS encoding pyridoxamine 5'-phosphate oxidase family protein — protein sequence MDFSGCVKFANENPVTYIATMDGDQPRVRAFAMWFADSTGFYYHTGTPKAVWQQLVKNPKVELCFYNPGGKGMMMRVAGAVEFVEDAALKERLVKERPWLLQIGVSGPNDPHLAVFRVAHGEAYFWTLEQNMREAEAPRVRF from the coding sequence ATGGACTTTTCCGGCTGCGTGAAATTCGCAAACGAAAACCCCGTGACCTACATCGCGACAATGGACGGCGACCAGCCCCGGGTCCGGGCGTTTGCCATGTGGTTTGCCGATTCGACCGGGTTCTACTACCATACCGGAACCCCGAAGGCCGTCTGGCAGCAGCTCGTAAAGAACCCGAAGGTCGAGCTCTGCTTCTACAATCCCGGGGGTAAAGGCATGATGATGCGGGTCGCGGGAGCGGTCGAGTTCGTCGAGGATGCGGCCTTGAAAGAGCGGCTCGTCAAAGAGCGGCCGTGGCTTCTCCAGATCGGGGTCTCCGGGCCGAACGACCCGCATCTCGCCGTATTCCGCGTGGCCCACGGCGAGGCGTACTTCTGGACGCTGGAACAGAACATGCGGGAAGCCGAAGCGCCGCGGGTCAGGTTCTAG
- a CDS encoding NAD(P)H-dependent oxidoreductase yields the protein MLISVVLAHPHRGSFNHAITETIIAALEECGHVVAFHDLYAENFDPLLPYDEIPRDAPLPPSVAAHCVEIAAADGLVVIHPDWWGMPPAILKGWIDRVLRPGVAYRFLEGDAGEGVPVGLLRAKAALVFNTSNTPQERELEVFGDPLERLWKDCICAFCGIPVVHRRMFSVVVTSTDGQRRAWLDEARRLAREVFPSDSA from the coding sequence GTGCTCATATCCGTCGTACTCGCACACCCCCACCGGGGAAGTTTCAACCATGCGATAACGGAGACGATCATCGCCGCCCTCGAGGAATGCGGGCATGTCGTTGCATTCCATGACCTCTATGCCGAGAATTTCGACCCCCTGCTGCCGTACGACGAGATACCCCGTGACGCACCGCTCCCCCCCTCCGTTGCCGCGCACTGCGTAGAGATTGCTGCCGCCGACGGTCTTGTGGTGATTCACCCGGACTGGTGGGGGATGCCCCCCGCGATCCTGAAAGGCTGGATCGACCGGGTCCTGCGCCCGGGCGTCGCATACCGGTTTTTGGAAGGAGACGCCGGGGAAGGCGTTCCGGTGGGCCTGCTCAGGGCGAAAGCGGCGCTCGTCTTCAATACCTCGAACACGCCCCAAGAGAGGGAACTCGAGGTCTTCGGCGATCCCCTCGAACGGCTCTGGAAGGACTGTATCTGCGCGTTCTGCGGGATCCCGGTCGTTCACCGCCGGATGTTCTCTGTTGTGGTCACGAGCACCGACGGGCAGCGCAGGGCCTGGCTCGACGAGGCGCGGAGGCTGGCCCGTGAGGTATTCCCGTCCGATTCCGCCTGA
- a CDS encoding TIGR04083 family peptide-modifying radical SAM enzyme has translation MKSPFHIMIIPTLGCPSKCHYCWSSDEGSPKMSIETVRAVTDWLKDYRSDQVTITFHGGEPLLAGANFYRQALPILSEGLAHLAPTFALQSNLWRLTPEMARIFAEYHIPIGSSIDGPEEINDLQRGKGYFEKTMRGYEIATENGLEVRFICTFTCRSVEHKEEIFNFFLQSGFPLKLHPALPSLRSEDPKEWALEPEAYGELLVYLLDKYLENLGKVEIMNINDLCKCIFTRHGTVCTFVDCMGNTLAIGPDGSIYPCYRFVGMPEYIMGNVYDRPTAEDLARSDAWKLMHAFKDYVDRECGECPHIKYCRGGCPYNAIAPTNGEIRGVDPHCIAYKRIFDEITDRLNNEMYGSPDMEMGGFGSRSRRKAKPGIMSILQAMATK, from the coding sequence ATGAAGAGCCCTTTCCATATCATGATCATACCCACGCTCGGTTGTCCGTCAAAATGCCATTACTGCTGGAGTTCTGATGAAGGGTCTCCGAAGATGAGTATCGAAACGGTCCGGGCGGTAACGGACTGGCTCAAAGACTACCGGTCCGACCAGGTCACCATCACCTTCCACGGAGGAGAGCCGCTCCTTGCAGGCGCGAATTTTTACCGGCAGGCCCTGCCGATCCTCTCCGAGGGGCTCGCCCATCTTGCACCGACGTTCGCCCTGCAGAGCAACCTCTGGAGGCTCACCCCGGAGATGGCCCGGATATTTGCAGAATACCATATTCCCATCGGTTCCAGCATCGACGGCCCCGAGGAGATCAACGACCTGCAGAGAGGGAAGGGCTACTTTGAAAAGACCATGCGGGGCTATGAGATCGCGACGGAGAACGGGCTTGAGGTCAGGTTCATCTGCACGTTCACCTGCCGGTCGGTCGAGCATAAGGAGGAGATCTTCAACTTCTTCCTGCAGAGCGGGTTCCCTCTCAAACTCCACCCGGCGCTGCCGTCTCTCCGGAGCGAGGACCCGAAAGAATGGGCGCTTGAACCGGAGGCGTACGGGGAGCTGCTGGTGTATCTCCTCGACAAGTACCTCGAGAACCTGGGGAAGGTCGAGATCATGAACATCAACGACCTCTGCAAGTGCATCTTTACCCGACACGGCACCGTCTGCACGTTCGTGGACTGCATGGGAAACACCCTTGCCATCGGGCCGGACGGGAGCATCTACCCCTGCTACCGCTTTGTCGGGATGCCGGAGTACATTATGGGCAACGTCTACGACCGTCCCACAGCGGAAGACCTCGCCCGGTCGGACGCCTGGAAACTCATGCACGCGTTCAAGGATTACGTCGATCGCGAGTGCGGAGAATGCCCCCATATCAAGTACTGCCGTGGCGGATGCCCCTACAACGCGATAGCGCCCACGAACGGCGAGATCCGGGGCGTCGATCCCCATTGTATCGCGTACAAGCGGATATTCGACGAGATCACCGACCGGCTGAATAACGAGATGTACGGTTCTCCGGATATGGAGATGGGCGGGTTCGGTTCGCGGTCCCGGAGGAAGGCAAAACCCGGGATCATGTCGATCCTGCAGGCGATGGCGACAAAATAG
- a CDS encoding DUF998 domain-containing protein, with amino-acid sequence MRRIDLTISSRTIAGVLLFLLPVQFMTALMVGAAIAPGYSISANAISDLGVIDATAWLFNSSLFIAGLLNSIGGYFLYRTYGKGWILPVFVLAGIGALGAATFTLDIPGIHGLFALLAFIFFNIQAIAGAALVRGPLKAISIIAGAIGLVFLVTHAASDFGIMSLYGPIGHGGSERMIVYPALLWLTAFGGYLMAPFTKKR; translated from the coding sequence ATGCGCAGAATAGATCTCACGATCAGCAGCCGGACGATTGCAGGAGTGCTGCTCTTCCTGCTCCCGGTTCAGTTCATGACCGCCCTCATGGTCGGCGCGGCCATAGCACCCGGGTACAGCATCAGCGCAAACGCGATCAGCGATCTCGGCGTGATCGACGCGACGGCATGGCTCTTCAACTCCTCCCTGTTCATCGCAGGCCTCTTAAACAGCATCGGCGGCTACTTCCTCTACCGTACCTACGGCAAAGGCTGGATTCTCCCCGTCTTCGTCCTCGCGGGTATCGGAGCACTGGGTGCCGCAACCTTTACGCTGGACATCCCCGGAATCCACGGTCTCTTTGCGCTTCTGGCTTTTATCTTCTTCAATATCCAGGCCATCGCAGGTGCCGCCCTGGTCCGGGGGCCCTTAAAGGCGATCTCGATCATCGCCGGTGCTATCGGCCTCGTCTTTCTCGTGACCCATGCCGCGAGCGATTTCGGCATCATGAGCCTTTACGGCCCTATCGGCCACGGCGGGTCGGAGAGAATGATCGTGTACCCCGCACTGCTCTGGCTCACGGCATTCGGGGGATACCTCATGGCGCCGTTTACGAAGAAGCGGTGA